The following coding sequences lie in one Arachis ipaensis cultivar K30076 chromosome B05, Araip1.1, whole genome shotgun sequence genomic window:
- the LOC107640663 gene encoding uncharacterized protein LOC107640663, which translates to MSPFRLVYGKACHLSVKVEHKAYWDVKECNSGLGGAKIERKLQLVELECLRLEAYENSRLYKEKVKAVHDKYIKRREFTAGDQVLLYNSRLSLMPGKLRSRWDGPYVVEKVESYGVVHLSHPSSPTFFKVNGHRLKLYHGVKMKNNKELEIYLLKDPAREED; encoded by the coding sequence ATGAGTCCATTTCGCCTAGTCTACGGGAAGGCTTGTCACCTTTCGGTAAAGGTGGAACACAAAGCTTACTGGGATGTGAAGGAATGCAACTCAGGATTGGGAGGAgccaaaattgaaagaaaattgcAACTGGTGGAATTGGAGTGCCTGCGGTTAGAGGCATATGAGAATTCAAGGCTCTACAAGGAAAAGGTAAAGGCAGTCCATGACAAgtacatcaagagaagagagtttacAGCTGGGGATCAAGTCCTTCTCTACAACTCGAGGTTGAGTTtaatgccaggcaagctgaggtCAAGGTGGGATGGACCATACGTGGTGGAGAAGGTGGAATCGTACGGAGTTGTCCACCTAAGTCACCCCTCAAGCCCCACCTTCTTCAAAGTCAATGGCCACCGtttgaagctgtatcatggtgtgaagatgaagaacaacaaaGAGCTAGAGATCTACCTCTTGAAGGATCCAGCAAGGGAAGAGGACTGA